Proteins encoded in a region of the Mucilaginibacter sabulilitoris genome:
- a CDS encoding B12-binding domain-containing radical SAM protein, giving the protein MNKVLLYNPLSAIAKHRIPNSILNIAASIEGKYEWVIVDGNCEADPLKKIESYLDTGEFGYLGFTVMPGPQLRQAIPLSKAIKAKYPYTTMIWGGYFPSSQPKAVLNSGFVDFIINGPGDHAFPQLIDALENHKPYEFIKNLIYKADGKITKTIKEDLIDQDSLPPLPYDRLDTFYPITDRYLGKTYLGKRTMAYHSSIGCPFTCSFCAVVPIYEARWKAKSAKTVYNDVKYLKDKWGADAIEFHDNNFFVSEKRTVEFAKLIEPENMTWWGMARIDTMDKFSDASLEQIRRAGCKIIFFGAESGNDDILEQLDKGGTQTGKQIIGFAERLKKFDIIPEYSFVLGTPAPTPEKVQAQIDFEINFIKNIKAVNPRTEIVLYTYTPVPTEGSELYKQVLEQGFEYPQTLEDWMSPAWESFDLRKNPLTPWLKPEMIDKIRNFETVLNGVYPTVTDIRLNDLKRKSIKLLSSLRYKANLYKYPYEIKLLQKYWKYRQPEIQGF; this is encoded by the coding sequence ATGAATAAGGTATTACTGTATAATCCATTGAGTGCTATAGCAAAGCACCGTATTCCTAATTCCATATTAAACATTGCGGCTTCTATTGAAGGCAAGTACGAGTGGGTAATTGTTGATGGTAATTGTGAGGCCGATCCGTTAAAAAAAATAGAAAGTTATTTAGATACAGGCGAATTTGGTTATTTGGGTTTTACGGTTATGCCAGGCCCGCAGCTAAGGCAGGCTATTCCGTTGTCAAAAGCAATTAAGGCTAAATACCCTTATACTACCATGATTTGGGGAGGATATTTCCCTTCGAGCCAGCCCAAGGCGGTTTTAAACTCGGGTTTTGTTGACTTTATAATCAACGGCCCTGGTGATCATGCTTTTCCCCAGTTGATAGATGCGCTTGAGAATCATAAACCTTATGAGTTTATCAAAAACCTGATCTATAAGGCCGATGGTAAAATAACCAAAACCATTAAAGAAGACCTAATTGATCAGGATTCGTTACCCCCTTTACCTTATGACAGGTTAGACACGTTTTATCCCATTACTGACAGATATCTGGGTAAAACCTATCTGGGAAAACGTACCATGGCCTATCATTCCAGTATCGGGTGCCCGTTTACTTGCTCATTTTGTGCGGTAGTTCCTATTTACGAAGCTCGATGGAAGGCAAAATCGGCCAAAACGGTTTATAATGATGTAAAATATCTTAAAGATAAATGGGGTGCTGATGCTATCGAATTTCATGATAACAACTTTTTTGTATCAGAAAAACGAACTGTTGAGTTCGCGAAACTCATTGAACCTGAAAACATGACATGGTGGGGAATGGCGCGCATTGATACTATGGATAAATTTAGCGATGCCTCCTTAGAACAGATACGCAGAGCTGGTTGTAAGATCATCTTTTTTGGCGCCGAAAGCGGTAACGACGATATATTGGAGCAACTGGATAAGGGCGGCACACAAACGGGCAAACAGATTATTGGCTTTGCCGAACGCTTGAAGAAATTTGATATTATACCAGAATACTCGTTTGTGCTGGGCACGCCTGCACCAACTCCTGAAAAAGTGCAGGCGCAGATAGATTTTGAGATCAATTTTATTAAAAATATTAAAGCAGTAAATCCTCGTACCGAGATTGTACTTTATACTTATACCCCTGTACCTACAGAAGGTTCAGAGTTATATAAACAGGTTCTGGAGCAGGGGTTTGAATACCCGCAAACACTGGAAGACTGGATGAGCCCGGCCTGGGAAAGCTTTGATCTGCGTAAAAACCCGCTTACACCCTGGCTTAAGCCTGAAATGATTGATAAGATAAGGAATTTTGAAACCGTGTTAAACGGCGTTTATCCAACCGTTACTGATATAAGACTTAATGACTTGAAACGTAAATCAATTAAACTGTTATCAAGCCTGCGTTATAAAGCAAATCTTTATAAGTATCCGTACGAAATAAAATTGCTGCAAAAGTATTGGAAGTACCGTCAGCCCGAAATTCAAGGATTTTAA
- a CDS encoding class I SAM-dependent methyltransferase: protein MLATIKNYLQNKLSAPAITEKSVVEAYDLWSAEYDMQPDNLMLHLDGKLFSNLISQVDVKGKQVADIGCGTGRHWPLIFSKEPADLTGFDVSGGMLEKLKQKYPAAHTRLITNNLYSDISDSAYDIIISTLTVAHIEDIEEAMQAWSRLLKSGGEIIITDFHPHTLAFGGKRTFKYNNAVMAVRNYVHPIYTIKEILLKNNFLLLKQEEVKIDESMKPFYAKQNAMHVYEKYKDFPVIYGIHLKKE from the coding sequence ATGTTAGCCACCATAAAAAATTACTTACAAAACAAGCTGTCTGCCCCGGCAATAACCGAAAAAAGTGTTGTAGAAGCTTATGACTTATGGTCGGCCGAATATGATATGCAGCCTGACAACCTGATGCTTCATCTTGATGGTAAATTATTTTCTAATCTTATTAGCCAGGTGGATGTTAAAGGCAAACAAGTGGCTGATATAGGCTGCGGTACAGGCAGGCATTGGCCTTTAATATTTAGTAAAGAACCAGCTGACTTAACAGGTTTTGATGTATCTGGCGGGATGCTGGAAAAATTGAAACAAAAATATCCGGCAGCGCACACCAGGCTTATTACAAACAATTTATATTCTGATATTTCTGATTCGGCGTACGATATAATTATATCTACTCTTACCGTTGCCCATATTGAGGATATTGAGGAGGCTATGCAAGCCTGGAGCCGTTTGCTAAAGAGTGGCGGCGAAATTATTATTACCGATTTTCATCCGCATACGCTGGCATTTGGTGGTAAAAGAACATTTAAATATAACAACGCTGTAATGGCTGTGCGTAATTATGTACACCCTATTTATACCATTAAAGAGATATTGCTTAAAAATAACTTTCTTTTATTGAAGCAGGAAGAAGTGAAAATAGATGAAAGCATGAAACCTTTTTATGCCAAACAAAACGCTATGCATGTTTATGAAAAATACAAAGACTTTCCGGTAATATACGGCATTCATTTAAAAAAAGAATAA
- a CDS encoding amidohydrolase family protein, which yields MILHRVKMADTGQLVNVRISDGKIDKITLTAITDTSNILQLHFDGAIIFPGLINSHDHLDFNLFPQLGNRTYKNYTEWGVYIHKHYKQEITVVLKVPERLRLLWGIYKNLLCGVTTVVNHGKRLAISNPLVTVYEDTQDLHSAAFEKAWKLKMNNPLKKKLPVVIHTGEGTDEAAVKEIDQLIYWNKLHRNLVGIHAVAMTEKQSAYFNGIVWCPESNYFLLNKTAPISQLKLHTSILFGTDSTLTSNWNIWDHITMARKTGLLNDNELYRSLNANAAKVWNLNTGELTTGKNADIVIAGEKPGVTNLDAFYKIAPVDLLLVVHKGNIRLFDQGLLTQLAHYLKGRHFSLIKIDDAFKYIEGNVDELIELIKSYLPDFIFPIEVIDHQIL from the coding sequence ATGATACTCCATAGGGTAAAGATGGCAGATACCGGGCAGTTGGTGAACGTGCGGATAAGTGATGGCAAAATTGATAAAATAACTCTTACCGCTATTACTGATACCTCAAACATTCTGCAGCTTCATTTTGACGGTGCCATTATTTTTCCCGGGTTAATCAATTCGCATGACCATCTTGATTTTAATCTGTTTCCGCAGTTAGGCAACCGTACTTATAAAAACTATACGGAATGGGGAGTTTATATCCACAAACATTATAAACAGGAAATTACGGTTGTATTGAAAGTTCCGGAGCGCCTTCGTTTACTTTGGGGCATTTATAAAAATCTCCTTTGTGGGGTTACAACCGTGGTAAATCATGGTAAACGTTTAGCTATTAGCAATCCACTTGTAACTGTATATGAGGACACACAAGACCTGCATTCAGCGGCATTTGAAAAGGCGTGGAAACTGAAAATGAATAATCCGCTTAAAAAGAAATTACCAGTAGTGATACATACCGGTGAAGGGACTGACGAGGCCGCTGTAAAGGAAATTGACCAATTAATATACTGGAATAAACTTCACAGAAATTTAGTAGGGATACATGCTGTTGCTATGACCGAAAAACAGTCGGCCTATTTTAACGGAATTGTTTGGTGCCCCGAATCAAATTACTTTTTATTAAATAAAACAGCGCCCATATCACAGTTAAAGCTGCACACCTCTATTCTATTTGGTACCGACTCTACACTTACCAGTAACTGGAACATTTGGGATCATATAACCATGGCGCGCAAAACAGGGTTATTAAACGATAATGAATTATACAGGTCATTAAATGCAAACGCGGCAAAGGTATGGAACCTTAACACAGGCGAACTAACAACGGGTAAAAATGCCGATATTGTTATAGCCGGGGAAAAACCCGGGGTTACGAATCTGGATGCTTTTTATAAAATTGCACCTGTTGATTTGTTACTGGTTGTTCATAAGGGTAATATCCGCTTGTTTGACCAGGGGTTATTAACCCAATTGGCACATTATTTAAAAGGTCGACACTTTAGTTTGATCAAAATAGATGATGCTTTTAAGTATATTGAAGGAAATGTAGACGAGTTGATTGAGCTGATCAAATCTTATCTGCCTGACTTTATTTTTCCAATAGAAGTTATTGACCATCAAATACTCTAA
- a CDS encoding glycosyltransferase family 4 protein: MIKLVDLTYYSHLNYKNPGQVFENHFPALAFAAHLKNELDFNFIKHASFEEQAIFDGVPYFFFKGGNRFWSVSFKTHRFIKELKPDIVLVQGFVFPLQVIFLRLFCGKNFKIIIQHHGELPFGGVRDRFQKIACSMVNGFIFTAAGNADIWKRKKIIKGGSNIFELLEASTVFKKQDKQISRKHTGITGDFNFLWVGRLNANKDPLTVLNGFAQHLQINPKAKLYMIYQTEDMLAEMMQILGSTPSLSNAVVLVGKVQNEELPYWYSAADFYISGSHKEGSGYALLEALACGCIPIVTDIPPYQKIIGNSKCGFLYAPGDAKALTQLLNTINNLDREKISIAALDHFNRNLTAKNIANDLFDICNYLMAK, translated from the coding sequence TTGATAAAACTGGTTGACCTTACCTATTATTCTCATCTTAATTACAAAAACCCAGGGCAGGTTTTTGAAAATCATTTCCCTGCTTTAGCTTTCGCTGCGCACCTTAAAAATGAACTTGATTTTAATTTTATAAAACATGCCTCTTTTGAGGAACAAGCCATTTTTGACGGTGTACCCTATTTCTTTTTCAAGGGTGGTAACAGGTTTTGGTCTGTGTCTTTTAAAACCCACCGGTTTATTAAAGAGTTAAAGCCCGATATTGTATTGGTACAAGGTTTTGTTTTTCCATTACAGGTAATCTTTTTACGGTTGTTTTGCGGCAAAAACTTTAAAATAATTATTCAGCATCATGGTGAATTACCATTTGGTGGAGTAAGGGACCGATTTCAAAAAATAGCCTGCAGCATGGTGAACGGATTTATTTTTACAGCTGCCGGCAATGCGGATATATGGAAAAGAAAGAAAATTATCAAAGGCGGATCAAACATATTTGAGTTACTGGAAGCCTCAACAGTTTTCAAAAAACAAGATAAACAAATAAGTAGAAAGCACACCGGAATAACCGGAGATTTCAATTTTTTGTGGGTAGGCAGGTTAAACGCCAATAAAGATCCGCTAACTGTTTTAAATGGGTTTGCGCAACACCTGCAAATAAATCCAAAAGCAAAGCTTTACATGATCTATCAAACAGAAGATATGTTGGCTGAGATGATGCAAATACTTGGCTCAACCCCGTCATTATCAAACGCGGTAGTATTGGTTGGTAAAGTTCAAAATGAAGAATTACCTTATTGGTACAGTGCTGCTGATTTCTATATATCGGGCAGTCATAAAGAAGGAAGCGGATATGCGCTGCTCGAAGCTTTAGCCTGTGGCTGCATCCCAATTGTGACTGATATACCACCCTATCAGAAAATAATAGGAAACAGTAAATGTGGATTTTTATATGCGCCGGGAGATGCAAAGGCGCTTACCCAGTTGTTGAATACTATTAATAATTTAGATAGAGAAAAAATTTCGATAGCTGCTTTAGATCATTTTAATAGAAACCTAACTGCCAAGAATATAGCTAATGATCTATTTGATATTTGCAATTATTTAATGGCCAAATAA
- a CDS encoding glycosyltransferase, which yields MNKPEALVILSPGFPGDTNDTTCIPPMQIFVRALKQHYPQLHIIVISFQYPFEASTYNWYGVEVIALAGKGKGQVFRLITWRRVWKSLKKIHNKYKLCGLLSFWIGECAFMGNRFAKKNGLPHYIWLLGQDAKAGNEYVNRIKPEGKSLIAISDFLANEFRINYDILPKHVIPSGIETALFNTAPGERDIDIIGVGSLIPLKQYNLFVNVIKNLITEFPEIKAVICGKGPEMHNLEKQIKRFKLENNVQLKGELPHPEVLASMQHSKILLHTSAYEGYSTVVSEALYAGCHVVSLVKGMDVRPAQHHVPDNAEHLPDIIKNLLNNPNLKHEPVLAYPIQTITAKVAALFGH from the coding sequence ATGAATAAACCCGAAGCATTGGTGATACTGAGCCCTGGTTTCCCGGGCGATACCAACGATACTACATGTATACCCCCCATGCAAATTTTTGTACGGGCTTTAAAACAACATTATCCACAGTTACATATTATTGTAATCAGTTTTCAATATCCTTTTGAAGCTTCCACTTATAATTGGTATGGAGTGGAGGTTATTGCGCTTGCCGGTAAGGGAAAGGGACAAGTATTCAGATTAATTACCTGGCGGCGCGTATGGAAAAGTCTAAAAAAAATACATAATAAATATAAGCTTTGCGGACTGCTGAGCTTTTGGATTGGTGAATGTGCTTTTATGGGCAACCGTTTTGCAAAAAAAAACGGCTTACCACATTATATATGGCTGCTCGGCCAGGATGCAAAAGCAGGCAACGAATACGTAAACCGGATAAAACCAGAAGGAAAATCATTAATAGCCATATCTGATTTTTTAGCAAATGAATTCAGAATAAATTATGACATACTTCCGAAACATGTTATCCCCTCTGGAATAGAAACCGCACTTTTTAATACGGCGCCCGGTGAAAGGGATATTGATATTATAGGCGTGGGCTCACTTATCCCTCTTAAGCAATATAATTTATTTGTTAATGTGATTAAGAATTTAATTACAGAGTTCCCTGAAATAAAAGCAGTTATTTGCGGTAAGGGTCCTGAAATGCATAACCTTGAAAAACAGATAAAAAGATTTAAACTGGAAAATAATGTGCAGTTAAAAGGAGAGTTGCCGCATCCGGAAGTACTTGCCTCGATGCAGCACTCAAAAATACTGTTGCATACATCGGCGTACGAAGGCTATAGTACCGTAGTAAGTGAAGCTTTGTACGCAGGCTGTCATGTGGTGAGTTTAGTAAAAGGAATGGATGTGCGTCCGGCCCAACACCATGTACCGGATAACGCCGAGCACTTACCCGATATAATTAAAAACCTGCTTAACAACCCTAATTTAAAGCATGAGCCTGTATTAGCTTATCCCATTCAAACTATCACAGCCAAAGTAGCAGCTTTATTTGGCCATTAA
- a CDS encoding ABC transporter ATP-binding protein → MKQIIKGILTLLNTKEKASMGRLILFDLLISILDIAFLGLLLLVIGFYTSGKEINPRVMFLPDSWFNKDSISLISVFLILFSLKNWFGYLILRFQHHFFYGVASRLSKKNIIHFMKDDYIRFVHVDSSVLIRQISQQPIEFSHYILTNTQQIISQSTLILFTVIAILIYQPVLFLLLLLLLMPPIIVLAYFIKRRSKQVRVHTKLASEKTIQHLQESLAGFVESNIYDKSYFLTNRYYNYQQQLNENLATQQTIQSLPSRLVEVFAVFGFFVLIVINKWSVGAPVIDLLSIGIFMAAAYKIIPGIIKILNSSGQIKTYEFTLHDLLTINEPVVKSNDVIPDHIVSIRFDKVSFNYKDHNILDDVSFTIDKGDMAGVSGVSGRGKTTLINLLLGFLKADSGDILINENLSDIGQRKQYWKRIAYIKQQNYFIHDTILKNITLSDDDADHEKLAGVIAICGLNALLSGNAEGLNKVIRENGKNLSGGQRQRVMLARALYHDFDMLIMDEPFGEMDQQAEEVILVQLKQLAAQGKIILFVTHNAASLAYCNKIVSFNE, encoded by the coding sequence TTGAAGCAAATAATTAAAGGGATTTTGACCTTGCTGAACACAAAAGAAAAAGCAAGTATGGGCAGGCTTATTCTGTTCGATTTGCTTATCAGCATACTTGATATTGCTTTTCTGGGCCTGTTGTTGTTGGTTATAGGTTTTTATACGTCTGGTAAAGAGATAAACCCCAGGGTTATGTTTCTGCCCGATAGCTGGTTCAATAAAGATTCGATATCGCTTATAAGTGTTTTTTTAATTCTTTTTAGTCTGAAAAACTGGTTTGGATATTTGATACTTCGTTTTCAGCATCATTTTTTTTATGGAGTTGCCTCAAGGCTATCGAAAAAAAACATTATTCATTTTATGAAGGATGACTACATACGTTTTGTACATGTTGATTCATCCGTTCTTATCCGGCAAATAAGCCAGCAACCCATAGAATTTAGTCATTATATTCTGACAAATACTCAGCAGATTATTTCGCAGAGTACCCTGATATTATTTACTGTAATTGCCATATTGATTTACCAGCCTGTGTTGTTCTTATTATTGTTATTATTACTTATGCCGCCCATAATTGTGCTGGCCTATTTTATAAAACGGCGATCAAAGCAGGTAAGGGTGCATACCAAACTGGCCAGCGAAAAAACTATACAACATCTACAGGAGTCGTTAGCCGGCTTTGTAGAAAGCAATATTTATGATAAAAGTTATTTTTTAACTAATCGTTATTATAATTATCAGCAACAGTTAAATGAAAATCTGGCAACACAACAAACTATACAGTCTTTACCATCGCGTCTGGTAGAAGTTTTTGCTGTATTTGGCTTTTTCGTATTGATTGTAATCAATAAATGGTCTGTCGGGGCACCTGTAATTGACCTGCTTTCTATAGGCATTTTTATGGCCGCTGCTTATAAAATTATTCCGGGGATAATCAAAATACTCAACAGTAGCGGACAAATAAAAACATATGAATTTACGCTTCATGACTTGTTGACGATAAATGAGCCTGTAGTTAAATCGAATGATGTTATTCCTGATCATATAGTATCTATCAGATTTGATAAGGTCAGTTTTAATTACAAGGATCATAATATACTGGATGATGTCAGTTTTACCATTGACAAGGGTGACATGGCAGGTGTATCGGGAGTATCCGGACGGGGTAAAACAACGCTGATCAATTTACTTTTAGGCTTTTTGAAAGCCGATTCAGGAGATATCCTGATCAATGAAAACTTATCCGATATAGGACAGAGAAAACAATATTGGAAAAGGATAGCTTATATAAAACAGCAAAACTATTTTATACATGACACTATCCTTAAAAACATAACGCTTAGTGATGATGATGCGGATCATGAAAAATTAGCCGGTGTAATTGCTATTTGCGGGCTTAATGCTCTTTTATCGGGAAATGCTGAGGGGCTGAATAAAGTGATACGGGAAAACGGCAAGAATCTGAGCGGGGGACAAAGGCAAAGAGTTATGCTTGCCCGTGCGCTTTATCATGATTTTGATATGTTGATAATGGATGAGCCTTTTGGTGAAATGGATCAACAGGCCGAAGAGGTTATACTTGTACAGCTAAAGCAACTTGCTGCACAGGGAAAAATTATACTGTTTGTTACTCATAATGCAGCAAGCCTGGCTTATTGCAACAAAATAGTTTCCTTTAATGAATAA
- a CDS encoding OmpA family protein: MKALKTPLFPLIFALLAITVLSCKSKKLAQKPVPVETEQQYAPKPQPAPAPAPAKQETPPPPPAAPNYNFSNIQFEFNSAVLRTSSYQSLDQAAAEMKKDKTVKFVLNGNASAEGTPEHNMELSVERANSVKLYLVNSGISGDNLTVKGYGESNPIADNSTEDGRIQNRRVEIKVNK, from the coding sequence ATGAAAGCTTTAAAAACACCTTTATTTCCCCTAATCTTTGCACTATTAGCTATTACGGTATTGTCATGTAAATCGAAAAAACTGGCTCAAAAACCAGTACCGGTTGAAACAGAACAACAATACGCACCAAAACCACAACCGGCTCCGGCACCTGCTCCTGCAAAACAAGAAACACCTCCGCCGCCGCCAGCTGCACCTAATTATAATTTCAGCAATATTCAGTTTGAATTTAATTCTGCCGTATTAAGAACATCATCGTACCAAAGCCTGGATCAGGCCGCCGCTGAGATGAAGAAAGATAAAACAGTAAAATTTGTACTGAATGGCAACGCTTCTGCCGAAGGAACCCCGGAGCACAATATGGAACTATCTGTTGAAAGAGCAAACTCTGTAAAATTGTACCTCGTAAACAGCGGTATAAGCGGAGACAACTTAACTGTAAAAGGTTATGGTGAAAGCAATCCTATTGCCGATAACAGCACCGAGGATGGAAGAATACAAAATCGCAGGGTTGAGATCAAGGTTAATAAATAA
- a CDS encoding DoxX family protein has product MKKTKIIYWILTGLFAFFMLGSAIPDALVMPIAVEGFKEMGYPTYIIPFLGFAKILGVIAILIPGYPRIKEWAYAGLTFDLIGATYSIINSGKSIGNWAPMFIIIAVAAGSYIYYHKKLKANTQNNDDLVMSLS; this is encoded by the coding sequence ATGAAAAAGACAAAAATAATTTATTGGATTTTAACAGGGTTATTCGCGTTCTTTATGTTAGGCTCGGCGATACCTGACGCGCTTGTGATGCCCATAGCAGTGGAGGGATTCAAAGAAATGGGATATCCAACTTATATCATACCATTTTTGGGCTTCGCTAAAATATTAGGCGTGATTGCCATCTTAATCCCTGGTTATCCCCGTATTAAAGAATGGGCGTATGCTGGTTTAACGTTCGATTTAATTGGTGCTACTTATTCAATTATAAATTCCGGGAAATCAATCGGTAACTGGGCGCCAATGTTTATTATCATTGCGGTAGCAGCTGGTTCTTACATCTATTATCACAAAAAACTTAAAGCAAATACCCAGAATAATGATGATCTGGTGATGAGTTTGTCCTAA
- a CDS encoding GlxA family transcriptional regulator, protein MRHISILVPRRAILGSLEGSRQLLTQVNQFFMAAGKEPIFKVELVGLTKETPVSGGLFTVNSNKTIGEVQKTDLIIIPAIDGDISVEVENNKAFLPWITEQYNNGAEVASLCMGAFLLASTGLLNGKKCATHWMAANDFRRMFPEVNLVTEKIITDEQGLYSSGGAFSYLNLILYLIEKFAGRDIAILSAKVFAIEMERSNQSSFIIFQGQKDHADDPIKKAQEFIEKNYQDKITVEQLASMFALGRRNLERRFKKATANTVAEYIQRVKIEAAKVSLETSRENVNEVMYNVGYTDTKAFRTTFKRITGLSPIDYRNKYQREYAA, encoded by the coding sequence ATGAGACATATATCAATACTTGTACCCAGGAGAGCTATACTTGGGAGTTTGGAGGGTTCGCGCCAATTGCTTACACAGGTGAATCAGTTTTTTATGGCTGCCGGCAAAGAACCTATTTTTAAGGTTGAGCTCGTGGGGCTTACCAAGGAAACACCTGTTAGTGGTGGTTTATTTACGGTTAATTCAAACAAAACAATTGGTGAAGTTCAAAAAACCGACCTGATCATTATTCCTGCAATTGATGGTGATATCAGTGTTGAGGTTGAAAACAACAAAGCATTTTTACCCTGGATAACTGAACAATATAATAATGGTGCTGAGGTAGCCAGTTTGTGTATGGGTGCGTTTTTGTTAGCATCAACCGGTTTGTTAAACGGAAAAAAATGTGCTACGCATTGGATGGCGGCTAATGATTTCAGAAGAATGTTCCCGGAGGTTAACCTTGTTACGGAAAAAATTATTACCGATGAGCAGGGGCTTTATTCGAGCGGCGGGGCTTTCTCGTACCTTAATCTTATCTTATATCTTATAGAAAAGTTTGCAGGTCGTGATATAGCCATTTTAAGTGCAAAGGTGTTTGCCATTGAAATGGAACGTAGCAACCAATCGTCATTTATTATTTTCCAGGGACAAAAAGATCATGCCGACGATCCAATTAAAAAAGCACAGGAATTTATTGAGAAAAACTATCAGGATAAGATCACGGTAGAACAATTGGCCTCTATGTTTGCACTCGGTCGCCGAAACCTGGAGCGCAGGTTTAAAAAAGCTACAGCCAATACTGTGGCCGAATATATACAACGCGTAAAAATAGAAGCTGCCAAAGTAAGCCTCGAAACTTCCCGCGAAAATGTAAACGAAGTAATGTATAATGTTGGTTACACCGATACCAAAGCTTTCCGTACCACATTTAAACGCATAACAGGCCTATCTCCTATTGATTACAGGAATAAATACCAACGGGAATATGCCGCTTAA
- a CDS encoding cytochrome P460 family protein yields MKSLYILSIVLILVSLACNNRKPSEELLNKKAAIPASFKFDKNLKVITSSFNRKNNTMSTLYGNELALKTAIAGNVSYPSGENFTLVTWKQQNDDRWFGARIPGDLLSVEVIKTTGTGRAAISYQKFEGRDLNATSDTLQQQERIKYILAQKPSVMP; encoded by the coding sequence ATGAAATCATTATATATTTTATCTATAGTTCTAATTTTAGTATCACTTGCCTGCAATAATCGCAAGCCAAGCGAAGAACTTTTGAATAAGAAAGCTGCGATACCCGCGTCGTTTAAATTTGACAAAAATTTAAAGGTGATCACTTCATCTTTCAACAGAAAGAATAATACCATGTCTACGTTATATGGAAATGAGCTTGCATTAAAAACGGCCATTGCAGGAAATGTAAGTTACCCATCCGGTGAAAATTTCACCTTAGTTACCTGGAAACAGCAGAACGACGACCGCTGGTTTGGCGCCAGAATACCGGGTGACCTTTTATCTGTTGAAGTAATAAAAACGACAGGCACAGGTCGCGCGGCTATAAGCTATCAGAAATTTGAGGGACGTGATCTCAATGCTACCTCTGATACCTTACAGCAGCAGGAAAGGATAAAGTATATACTTGCTCAGAAACCGTCGGTAATGCCCTGA
- a CDS encoding heme-binding domain-containing protein codes for MNTQRPKVLKKRIITIAVILFVVFLVIQCIRPRISHSPVTGDIEAPAEVKNILTRACYDCHSNQTNLRWYDQITPVNWRVAMHVNTGRKHLNFSNWKDLAAADQKAMLWEVVNQIAAGAMPIKDYELVHPSAAVSKNDLEVLKKYVATLIPPQKVADTAKINAASKQYNHWQKKAPAADTKLPVALNGITYIPDYKNWQPISSTERFDNGTMRVIFGNPVAIKAIHDHQINPWPNGTIFAKVAWDQVEDKEGNVNTGAFKQVEYMIKDDKKYAATAGWGWARFKTDKLVPYGKTALFATECVSCHKPLSNTDFVFTSPIEH; via the coding sequence ATGAATACACAACGCCCCAAAGTTCTAAAAAAGAGGATCATAACTATAGCTGTAATACTGTTTGTAGTTTTTTTGGTTATCCAGTGTATCAGACCAAGAATTTCACATTCACCTGTAACGGGTGACATAGAGGCTCCTGCTGAGGTGAAAAATATACTGACGCGCGCTTGTTATGATTGCCATTCCAACCAAACCAATTTGCGCTGGTATGATCAGATTACTCCGGTTAACTGGCGTGTAGCTATGCATGTAAATACCGGTCGTAAACATTTAAATTTTTCAAACTGGAAAGATTTGGCGGCAGCCGATCAAAAGGCGATGCTTTGGGAAGTTGTAAATCAGATTGCCGCAGGCGCTATGCCTATAAAAGATTATGAGCTGGTTCATCCTTCTGCCGCGGTTTCTAAAAACGATTTAGAGGTATTGAAAAAATATGTAGCCACCTTAATACCCCCGCAAAAAGTTGCTGACACTGCAAAAATAAACGCAGCCAGTAAACAATATAATCATTGGCAAAAAAAGGCCCCGGCAGCAGACACCAAACTTCCTGTAGCTTTAAATGGCATTACCTATATACCCGACTATAAAAATTGGCAGCCCATTAGCAGTACTGAACGTTTTGACAACGGCACCATGAGGGTAATATTTGGTAATCCCGTTGCAATTAAAGCTATACATGATCATCAAATTAATCCATGGCCAAACGGAACCATATTTGCCAAAGTAGCGTGGGATCAGGTAGAAGATAAAGAAGGCAACGTAAACACCGGCGCGTTTAAACAGGTGGAGTATATGATTAAGGATGATAAAAAGTATGCCGCTACCGCGGGATGGGGATGGGCCAGGTTTAAAACAGATAAACTGGTGCCTTATGGTAAAACCGCTTTATTTGCCACAGAGTGTGTTAGCTGTCATAAACCCCTGAGCAATACCGATTTTGTTTTCACCTCACCAATTGAGCATTAA